Proteins from a genomic interval of Flammeovirgaceae bacterium SG7u.111:
- a CDS encoding O-methyltransferase, protein MLIEKKIEDYITEHSSSEDGALKALDRATHLHVLMPHMISGHPQGLLLTMLTQMLSPKTILEIGTFTGYSAICMARGLQPDGLLYTIDKNEELQPIVEKHVAEAGLSEKIKPMFGNAMEIIPTIESLFDMVFIDADKQNYSNYYQLVVDKVTSGGLIVADNVLWKGKVADEEMKDKSTRAIRDFNKMVQEDERVTNTILPVRDGLMIARKN, encoded by the coding sequence ATGCTGATAGAAAAGAAGATAGAAGACTATATTACCGAACATTCGAGTAGTGAGGATGGCGCATTGAAAGCGCTAGACCGTGCTACTCATTTGCACGTTTTGATGCCCCATATGATTTCGGGTCACCCTCAGGGCCTTCTTCTTACTATGCTGACACAAATGTTATCCCCAAAAACGATTTTGGAAATAGGGACATTTACTGGGTATTCGGCTATTTGCATGGCACGTGGTCTACAACCTGATGGCTTGCTTTATACTATTGACAAGAATGAAGAGCTTCAGCCCATTGTTGAAAAACATGTAGCTGAAGCTGGGCTTTCTGAAAAGATCAAGCCGATGTTTGGTAATGCCATGGAAATCATCCCTACTATTGAAAGTTTATTTGACATGGTTTTTATAGATGCCGATAAGCAAAACTATAGCAACTATTATCAGTTGGTAGTAGATAAGGTCACCTCAGGTGGATTGATTGTAGCGGATAATGTGTTATGGAAGGGAAAGGTCGCTGATGAAGAAATGAAAGATAAGTCGACTAGAGCGATCCGTGATTTTAATAAAATGGTGCAAGAAGACGAGCGGGTAACCAATACGATTCTGCCCGTGAGGGATGGATTGATGATTGCAAGAAAGAATTAA
- a CDS encoding histone deacetylase: MLRIAHSKEYSHNLPEGHRFPMIKYDLLPEQLVYEGTVSTQNFFAPDPISEELILLTHDADYWYKLKNLLLSKSEIRKTGFPLSEKLVLREQVICQGTVQTIEYALAHGVSLNIAGGTHHAFTDRGEGFCLLNDIAIAANYLLHKQGFERILIVDLDVHQGNGTAQIFEQETRVFTFSMHGAKNYPMHKEKSDLDIPLPDGIGDKQYLELLNRHLSQLIDQFEPQFIFFQSGVDVLHTDKLGRLGMTIAGCKERDRTVFELCKRNKVPVAVSMGGGYSARIANIVEAHANTFRLAQELYF; this comes from the coding sequence ATGCTTCGTATAGCACACTCCAAAGAATATTCTCACAACTTACCTGAAGGACATCGGTTTCCTATGATCAAATATGATCTGCTTCCAGAGCAGCTGGTTTACGAAGGAACGGTAAGCACACAAAACTTTTTTGCTCCCGACCCCATTTCGGAAGAACTTATACTCTTGACCCATGATGCAGACTATTGGTACAAACTCAAAAACCTTTTGCTTTCGAAATCAGAAATCAGAAAAACAGGGTTTCCGCTTTCCGAAAAATTAGTTCTCAGAGAGCAAGTTATTTGCCAAGGCACAGTTCAAACCATCGAATACGCTCTTGCCCATGGAGTTTCTCTCAATATAGCAGGGGGCACGCACCATGCCTTCACCGATAGAGGCGAGGGGTTTTGTCTGCTCAACGACATTGCCATAGCAGCAAATTATTTACTTCACAAACAAGGCTTTGAACGCATTTTGATAGTAGACTTGGACGTGCACCAAGGCAATGGCACAGCCCAAATTTTCGAACAGGAAACCCGAGTTTTTACCTTTAGCATGCACGGAGCCAAAAATTACCCTATGCACAAAGAAAAATCTGACTTGGACATCCCCCTACCCGACGGCATAGGTGACAAGCAATACCTAGAGCTACTGAACAGACACCTTTCACAATTGATCGATCAATTCGAACCTCAATTTATCTTTTTCCAATCAGGGGTTGATGTGCTCCATACCGACAAACTTGGTCGCCTTGGCATGACCATAGCAGGGTGCAAAGAAAGAGACAGAACTGTTTTTGAGCTTTGTAAAAGGAATAAAGTACCTGTAGCTGTGAGCATGGGTGGTGGATATTCTGCCCGAATTGCCAACATAGTAGAAGCTCACGCCAATACCTTCCGACTAGCTCAAGAATTGTATTTCTAA